From one Triticum urartu cultivar G1812 chromosome 3, Tu2.1, whole genome shotgun sequence genomic stretch:
- the LOC125543298 gene encoding uncharacterized protein LOC125543298, producing MANLLHLPDLAAARPPAHGVVRRRGARVVAAARAGGRVKQEEAGTGTGRGRVIRVTDPVRDGRLPVPAPPPLFSVPMTPASESPAATTRRDDDEEERRRYYLNLGYAIRTLREEIPDVFYKEPSFDIYRDDIVFRNPFNKFEGIDNYRSLFWGLRFTGRIFFKALWVDIVSIWQPAENLIMIRWIAHGIPRVPWDGHARFDGASVYKLDRNGKIYEHKVHNIATTPPTKYKVLSVQELVRSLSCPSTPKPTYFEASSQSLSTASLYSRLAWIRRLANLRGG from the exons ATGGCCAACCTCCTGCACCTCCCGGACCTCGCGGCGGCCCGGCCGCCCGCGCACGGCGTCGTGCGGAGGAGGGGGGCGAGGGTCGTGGCGGCGGCCAGGGCCGGGGGCCGCGTGAAGCAGGAGGAGGCCGGGACGGGGACGGGGCGGGGGCGGGTGATCAGGGTCACGGACCCCGTGCGGGACGGGAGGCTGCCGGTgccggccccgccgccgctcTTCTCCGTGCCGATGACGCCGGCCTCGGAGTCGCCGGCGGCGACCACGCGCCgggacgacgacgaggaggagcggCGCAGGTACTACCTCAACCTGGGCTACGCCATCCGCACGCTCAGGGAGGAGATACCCGACGTCTTCTACAAGGAGCCCAGCTTCGATATCTACAG AGATGATATCGTCTTCAGAAACCCTTTCAATAAATTTGAGGGCATTGACAATTACAGAAGTCTATTCTGGGGATTGCGCTTTACTGGACGGATCTTCTTCAAAGCATTATGGGTTGATATAGTTAGTATATGGCAGCCTGCCGAGAATCTTATTATGATTCGCTGGATTGCCCACGGCATTCCTAGAGTCCCATGGGATGGCCATGCCCGCTTTGACGGTGCCTCCGTTTACAAACTCGACAGGAATGGGAAGATCTATGAGCATAAGGTACATAACATTGCTACGACCCCACCAACAAAGTACAAGGTCCTGTCTGTACAAGAGCTAGTCAGATCACTTAGCTGTCCGTCCACTCCAAAACCGACATATTTCGAGGCTT